TTGTAAATCAGGCAACATCGTGGCCAGATTCCATAGGTCTTCATTACCGATTCGAAATGTCGTCGACCCTCCCATTGTTCGAATGGAACCTTCTTGCCGGATGCATCGACGCATCGATTTGAACCGACGCGCTCCATCACGTACACCTCATGGCCGAGTCGTTGCAGGCCAACCGGGTAGGCCATGATGCTGTCGATATGACCAGCAGTGGCATTGGCGATTTTCCCCGTACAGATGATCAGCATGTCATCAGTGTTCCGTTCGCGCACATCGGATAGTCGTATCAGCGGACTACGTGCACACTGTTCTCGACTTGTTCCTCGCACACTGAACTGCCGATCCTCATCGCGTGTAGAAGTGCAGGAATTTGTCCCGAACTGCCGGTGCGAGGGATGCTTCCAGTTTCTTCCTCGCGGCCTGGCCTACACGCTTCCGCAACGCCGGGTCGGCTTTGAGGGTCAAGAGGATCTCGACAGCCTCCTCGTCGGTATCGAAGAGGAAGCCGTCAACTCGGTCGTTGATGTACTCGCGGTAGCCGCCTCTCCTGTGGCAGACGACGGGCAGTCCGCAGGCCATGGCCTCAGAGACGACCCTGCCGCTGGGCTCGAAGTACTTCTCCGACGTGCGGTAGAAGAAACAATCCAGGCCCTTCAAGAAGACTTCCGGCTCCTGCGCGCCTGCCGGAAGCAGGGTGACCTCTGGTACGTTGTCGAGCTCGCCGGCCAGGCATCGGCCCCCCATGATCTTCACGGTGCCGCCTTCAGAGATAAGGTGGTCGTAGATCCCGATGTCGTTGGGGTGGTGCTTCTTGGAGTGGTCCCTGCTCAGCCGGCCGATTGTGAAGCGCCTGTCCGACCCATTGTCGGACTCGCATTCGGCCGGTGCGAACCGTTGCAGATCTATCGGAGACATCTCGACAGGGCCCGAGAGACGGCAGGCATCCATCAGCCACTGCGCCGCGAAGACGATCTCCACCTTCGGCTTCCCGAAGCTCTGTAGTGTATGCAGGCGGTCTTGGAGCTGGTCGAGTCGCGATGTGTTGTAGATGAGAATGGTGCGCGTCGGCCGAGCCAGGTCAATCCAGGGCCCAAGCTCGTGATAGACGCCGACGATGATGAACGTGCCGGTGATCGGAAAAGACTTGCTCGAGAAATCGATTCTGCGTATCGGATAGTCCGAGAAGCGGGAATTCGGCTCCAAAGAGCTCCAGAGCTGGACATCGCAGCGCTTGGAGAGTTCTTCGAACAGCCTCAGGGTCCGCCATTCACTGCCGCCCGATGCGTTCCCCATCGGATTGATCAGATGGACCTGCTTCAACATGAGTCTTGCCTCCACGGGGCAGTCGGAGGCTCGATCCCGTTCAGCGCGCACTTTGAGGCGAGCCTCGTTGCATTGCCGGCCAGATCCAAGATTCGGAGGACCTCCTGTTCGGTCCC
The nucleotide sequence above comes from Nitrospira sp.. Encoded proteins:
- a CDS encoding glycosyltransferase family 4 protein, yielding MLKQVHLINPMGNASGGSEWRTLRLFEELSKRCDVQLWSSLEPNSRFSDYPIRRIDFSSKSFPITGTFIIVGVYHELGPWIDLARPTRTILIYNTSRLDQLQDRLHTLQSFGKPKVEIVFAAQWLMDACRLSGPVEMSPIDLQRFAPAECESDNGSDRRFTIGRLSRDHSKKHHPNDIGIYDHLISEGGTVKIMGGRCLAGELDNVPEVTLLPAGAQEPEVFLKGLDCFFYRTSEKYFEPSGRVVSEAMACGLPVVCHRRGGYREYINDRVDGFLFDTDEEAVEILLTLKADPALRKRVGQAARKKLEASLAPAVRDKFLHFYTR